From the Paludibacterium paludis genome, one window contains:
- a CDS encoding IS5 family transposase: MTVRRHELTNEEWAVLKPVLPHRLTAGRRNHDHRAIVNGIMFRLETGVPWRDLPECHGQWKTVYSRFRRWTRSGVWYRVGEVLQRDLDGFDGINGSLWCIDGSNVRAHKAAAGAKKKTHRRMSLPITLWDAVEGDGEPSSLSSPMVPACR; encoded by the coding sequence ATGACAGTGCGTCGCCATGAACTGACCAATGAAGAATGGGCGGTGCTGAAGCCCGTCTTGCCCCATAGACTAACGGCTGGCCGCCGCAACCACGATCACCGCGCCATCGTGAACGGCATTATGTTTCGTCTTGAGACCGGCGTGCCATGGCGTGACTTGCCGGAGTGCCACGGTCAGTGGAAAACGGTGTATTCGCGTTTCCGACGATGGACGCGCTCAGGGGTATGGTACCGGGTAGGGGAAGTGTTGCAGCGTGACCTGGATGGCTTTGACGGGATCAATGGGTCGCTCTGGTGTATCGACGGTTCGAACGTCCGCGCGCATAAAGCCGCGGCTGGGGCGAAAAAAAAAACGCACCGGCGAATGAGCCTACCGATCACGCTTTGGGACGCCGTAGAGGGGGATGGGGAACCAAGCTCCCTATCGTCACCGATGGTGCCGGCTTGCCGCTGA
- a CDS encoding glycoside hydrolase family 73 protein, producing the protein MIDFPALGNDVVSAREFPPLPQDGGGAGFGALMRETRQDVERFITSGEGWGGAASGLSPEARAAMLRAGQAPSTGAAGALPEDARAFLDQIMPFARDAGRRLGVAADIIAAHAALESGWGGKPLRDRDGKNRYNLFGIKADAGWQGDSELAATREHGAGGDYATSARFRAYGSLAEGFDDYARFLGANPRYRGALGAGSDAGAFARGLARAGYATDPAYADKLMATVARIRDMARAR; encoded by the coding sequence ATGATCGATTTTCCCGCGCTTGGCAACGACGTGGTTTCCGCCCGCGAGTTTCCGCCGCTGCCGCAGGACGGCGGCGGGGCCGGCTTCGGCGCGCTGATGCGCGAGACCCGGCAGGATGTCGAACGTTTCATCACGAGCGGGGAAGGGTGGGGCGGGGCCGCCTCCGGACTGAGTCCCGAAGCGCGCGCCGCGATGCTCCGGGCGGGGCAGGCGCCGTCCACCGGCGCGGCGGGCGCGCTGCCCGAGGATGCCCGGGCGTTTCTCGACCAGATCATGCCCTTCGCGCGCGACGCCGGACGGCGTCTCGGTGTGGCGGCCGACATCATCGCCGCGCACGCCGCGCTCGAATCGGGCTGGGGCGGCAAGCCCCTGCGCGACAGGGACGGCAAGAACCGTTACAACCTGTTCGGCATCAAGGCCGACGCCGGTTGGCAGGGCGACTCGGAGCTCGCCGCGACGCGCGAGCACGGGGCGGGAGGCGATTACGCCACGTCCGCGCGTTTTAGAGCCTACGGCAGTCTTGCCGAGGGCTTCGACGATTATGCGCGTTTTCTTGGCGCCAATCCGCGCTACCGCGGCGCGCTGGGCGCCGGTTCGGACGCCGGAGCGTTCGCGCGCGGCCTCGCGCGCGCCGGTTACGCGACCGACCCGGCCTATGCGGACAAACTGATGGCCACCGTGGCCCGCATCCGCGACATGGCGCGCGCCCGCTAG
- a CDS encoding transposase, with amino-acid sequence MIERCLGWLKEARAVATRYEKLALHYLASIHIAMIRRYLRALANRAYLLGLTANDAIRSRIIDSKLVDIALYDADYRKGQESRQQRERLSNKQKKYAEMGALGYDTPG; translated from the coding sequence GTGATCGAACGCTGTCTTGGCTGGCTCAAAGAAGCGCGCGCCGTAGCGACACGCTACGAAAAACTGGCGCTACATTATTTGGCGAGCATTCACATTGCCATGATACGACGATATTTGAGGGCCTTAGCAAACAGAGCCTACTTGCTTGGGCTGACAGCAAACGATGCCATCCGATCCCGGATTATCGACAGCAAGCTCGTCGACATTGCGCTGTACGACGCGGATTACCGCAAGGGGCAGGAAAGCCGACAGCAAAGGGAACGGTTGAGCAACAAACAGAAGAAGTACGCGGAAATGGGGGCGTTGGGCTACGACACGCCCGGCTGA
- a CDS encoding flagellar hook-basal body complex protein, with the protein MSFEIALSGINAVNSQLTGISNNIANSGTYGFKSSRTNFASTYAGAQPTGSQASSTTQSISRGGGVTSTGRPMDVAIEGQGFFITKDSSGNTAYTRVGIFGTDKDGNVIDSLGRRVQGYGPSTAGAAGAAALGAFGDLKVPQGQIAAKASDTVNYVANMSAGWTAPATATFNKNDQTSYNSSMVTTVFDSLGNVHNLTQYFVKSAANAVTVNYVFDGATLPTTTTLTFDTFGKMTSAPGATINCGTPPGAAALSLNFNYAGTTSFAGEPSTAVNSANGYASGLMTGVKIEDNGEISATYSNGQKQPCGTLALASFINENGLVQTNNTSWLESPASGAAVLNRPGTGLAGKIVAGSLEQSNVDMTSELVNLMASQRTYQANTKVISTENQMMQALMQAI; encoded by the coding sequence ATGAGTTTTGAAATCGCCTTGTCCGGCATCAACGCCGTCAACAGCCAGCTGACCGGCATCAGCAACAACATCGCCAACAGCGGCACCTACGGCTTCAAGTCCAGCCGCACCAACTTCGCGTCGACGTATGCCGGCGCGCAGCCGACCGGTTCGCAGGCGTCCTCCACCACCCAGAGCATCAGCCGGGGCGGCGGCGTGACCTCCACCGGGCGTCCGATGGATGTGGCCATCGAAGGCCAGGGCTTTTTCATCACCAAGGATTCCAGCGGCAACACCGCCTACACCCGGGTGGGGATTTTCGGGACGGACAAGGACGGCAACGTGATCGACAGCCTCGGCCGCCGCGTGCAGGGCTATGGCCCCTCCACGGCGGGCGCGGCCGGCGCCGCGGCGCTTGGCGCGTTCGGCGACCTGAAGGTGCCGCAAGGCCAGATCGCCGCCAAGGCGTCCGATACGGTGAACTACGTCGCCAACATGTCGGCCGGCTGGACCGCGCCGGCCACCGCGACCTTCAACAAGAACGACCAGACCTCCTACAACTCGTCGATGGTCACCACCGTGTTCGATTCGCTGGGCAATGTGCATAACCTGACCCAGTATTTCGTGAAATCCGCCGCCAACGCGGTGACGGTGAACTACGTGTTCGACGGCGCGACGCTGCCGACCACCACCACGCTGACCTTCGACACCTTCGGCAAGATGACCTCCGCGCCGGGCGCGACGATCAACTGCGGCACGCCTCCGGGCGCCGCCGCGCTGAGCCTGAATTTCAATTATGCCGGCACCACCAGCTTCGCCGGCGAGCCGTCCACGGCGGTCAACAGCGCCAACGGCTACGCCTCCGGCCTGATGACCGGGGTGAAGATCGAGGACAACGGCGAGATCAGCGCCACCTACAGCAACGGTCAGAAACAGCCGTGCGGCACGCTGGCCCTGGCCTCCTTCATCAACGAGAACGGCCTGGTGCAAACCAACAATACCAGCTGGCTCGAAAGCCCGGCCTCCGGCGCCGCGGTGCTCAACCGCCCGGGCACGGGACTCGCCGGCAAGATTGTCGCCGGCTCGCTGGAACAGTCGAACGTGGACATGACCTCGGAACTGGTCAACCTGATGGCGTCGCAGCGCACTTATCAGGCCAACACCAAGGTGATCTCCACGGAAAACCAGATGATGCAGGCTCTGATGCAGGCGATCTGA
- a CDS encoding flagellar motor protein MotB — translation MALKKEHEEAVIKRVSRKHDEEGHGGAWKVAFADFCLALMCLFLVLWVLAARNQEQAETLLRTSFGNPALEGGSSVLNHEGNPPGSLIPRDPVSGRIQAQAQSQIKNSGMNSAIQKNGAETSEERKYYDSAEDLKKLAKTLKEMSAEAGLGGNIDSNITPYGLRVMLHDTDNQGMFDRGSALPSPRFRLLLHKIGPLFAAIENQVMVVGHTDSVQYAAKGASAFSNWTLSSNRAMAARANLIDGGMPAANVLQVVGMADRAPYDPAHPDASINRRIELLVLSRSQAAFVAGLFGMPGANPPPIRTLEVKPSDGGSMESLRTELPKAGQPPAPKR, via the coding sequence ATGGCACTGAAGAAAGAGCACGAAGAAGCCGTCATCAAGCGCGTCTCGCGCAAGCATGACGAAGAAGGGCACGGCGGTGCCTGGAAAGTGGCCTTCGCGGACTTCTGCCTTGCGCTGATGTGCCTCTTTCTGGTGCTGTGGGTGCTGGCCGCGCGCAACCAGGAGCAGGCGGAAACCCTGCTGCGCACCTCGTTCGGCAATCCCGCCCTGGAAGGCGGCAGCTCCGTGCTGAATCACGAGGGCAACCCGCCGGGCAGCCTGATTCCGCGCGATCCGGTGTCCGGCCGCATTCAGGCCCAGGCCCAGTCGCAGATCAAGAACTCCGGAATGAATTCGGCGATCCAGAAAAACGGGGCGGAAACCTCGGAGGAGCGCAAGTATTACGACTCGGCCGAAGACTTGAAGAAGCTGGCCAAGACGCTGAAGGAAATGTCCGCCGAAGCGGGGCTGGGCGGCAACATCGACAGCAATATCACCCCGTACGGCCTGCGCGTGATGCTGCACGATACCGACAACCAGGGCATGTTCGACCGGGGCAGCGCCCTGCCGTCGCCGCGTTTCCGTCTGCTTTTGCACAAGATCGGCCCGCTGTTCGCCGCGATCGAGAACCAGGTCATGGTGGTCGGCCACACCGACTCGGTGCAGTACGCCGCCAAGGGCGCCAGCGCGTTCTCCAACTGGACCTTGTCGAGCAACCGCGCCATGGCGGCGCGCGCCAACCTGATCGACGGCGGCATGCCGGCGGCCAATGTGCTGCAAGTGGTGGGGATGGCGGATCGCGCGCCGTACGATCCGGCGCATCCGGACGCCTCGATCAACCGGCGTATCGAGCTTCTGGTGCTGTCGCGCAGTCAGGCGGCGTTCGTGGCCGGGCTGTTCGGCATGCCGGGGGCCAACCCGCCGCCGATCCGCACTCTCGAGGTCAAACCGTCCGATGGCGGCAGCATGGAATCGCTGCGCACGGAACTGCCCAAGGCCGGGCAGCCGCCCGCGCCAAAACGCTGA
- a CDS encoding flagellar hook capping FlgD N-terminal domain-containing protein, translated as MSNVNAAQGGQTGANTRSGGLPAAPAANGADTTSNMFMTLLVAQIKNQNPLEPTDASQFVNQLTQMSQMQATQQQSAIAKNNAVLLENLQTLELGRQVGSPVMVEAKSLEMGKTPVQARVNLSSAAGDVTLNLIGEDGQAHPVSLGRHAAGAFDITVDPAKLGLAPGRYKIETVTDTKEKPSVEVAGVIESVRVPLSGGGPLVKVSNVGEVGFASISQFNRKSGATA; from the coding sequence ATGAGTAACGTCAACGCCGCGCAAGGCGGCCAGACCGGCGCGAATACCCGCTCGGGCGGCCTGCCCGCCGCCCCGGCCGCGAATGGCGCGGATACGACCAGCAATATGTTCATGACGCTGCTTGTCGCGCAAATCAAGAACCAGAACCCGCTGGAGCCGACCGACGCGTCGCAGTTCGTCAACCAGCTGACCCAGATGAGCCAGATGCAGGCGACCCAGCAGCAGTCCGCCATCGCCAAGAACAACGCCGTTCTCCTGGAAAACCTCCAGACGCTCGAATTGGGCCGTCAGGTCGGCTCGCCGGTGATGGTCGAGGCCAAGTCCCTGGAGATGGGCAAGACCCCGGTACAGGCGCGCGTCAATCTGTCCAGCGCCGCGGGCGATGTCACGCTCAACCTGATCGGCGAAGACGGCCAGGCGCACCCGGTTTCGCTGGGCCGTCACGCCGCCGGCGCGTTCGACATCACCGTCGATCCGGCGAAGCTCGGTCTCGCGCCGGGGCGCTACAAGATCGAAACGGTGACCGACACCAAGGAAAAACCCTCCGTCGAAGTCGCCGGCGTCATCGAATCGGTGCGCGTGCCGCTGTCCGGCGGCGGCCCGCTGGTCAAAGTCTCGAATGTCGGCGAAGTGGGCTTCGCCAGCATTTCCCAATTCAACCGCAAGTCCGGGGCGACAGCCTGA
- the flgC gene encoding flagellar basal body rod protein FlgC — MSFKGISQIAGSAMTAQTVRLNTVASNLANAGTVAGSEEGAYRARKPVFAAVMQDSGNAAVQVLDVVKSRDPVRKAYEPGNPLADKEGMVYYPNVNEVEEMTDMMSATRAFQTNLEVLSRVKTMQQELLKMGESS; from the coding sequence ATGTCATTCAAGGGCATTTCCCAGATTGCCGGGTCGGCGATGACCGCCCAGACCGTCCGGCTCAATACCGTGGCCAGCAATCTGGCCAACGCCGGCACGGTCGCCGGCAGCGAGGAGGGCGCCTATCGCGCCCGCAAACCCGTATTCGCCGCGGTGATGCAGGACAGCGGCAACGCCGCTGTCCAGGTGCTCGACGTGGTCAAGAGCCGCGATCCGGTGCGCAAGGCCTACGAGCCGGGCAATCCTCTCGCCGACAAAGAGGGCATGGTGTACTACCCGAATGTCAACGAGGTGGAGGAAATGACCGACATGATGTCCGCCACCCGCGCTTTCCAGACCAATCTCGAAGTGCTGTCGCGCGTCAAGACCATGCAGCAGGAGCTGCTCAAGATGGGAGAAAGTTCATGA
- a CDS encoding IS3 family transposase (programmed frameshift) — MSKSTKFSPEVRERAVRMVFDAKDQYESQWAAFVSIASKIGCTAETLRRWIRQQERNTGQNDGPAGTEAARVKELEREVRELKKANEILRLASAFFAPGGARPPLQVVRAFIDTHRDTLGVEPICRVLQVAPSAYRRYVARQRDPALRSPRAQRDDRLIVEIERVRQVNQQGYGADKVWRQLRREHIAAARGTVERLMRQLGLRGVSRGKAVRTTRPDPAAACPLDRVNRQFIAERPNQLWVSDFTYVSTWQGFVYVAFVVDVFARFIVGWRVSRSMHTEFVLDALEQALWARQPSRDALIHHSDRGSQYVSIRYSERLAEAGIEPSVGSTGDSYDNALAETINGLYKAEVIHRHGPWKSLEAVELATLEWVAWFNHHRLLAPIGYIPPAEAEANYYRSLSEQAMQV; from the exons ATGAGCAAATCCACCAAGTTTTCCCCGGAGGTCCGCGAGCGCGCTGTGCGCATGGTCTTTGACGCTAAGGATCAGTACGAGTCGCAGTGGGCCGCGTTCGTTTCCATCGCCTCCAAGATCGGCTGCACCGCTGAAACACTGCGCCGCTGGATTCGCCAGCAAGAGCGCAATACCGGCCAGAACGATGGCCCGGCAGGCACCGAAGCCGCCCGCGTCAAAGAACTCGAGCGCGAAGTGCGCGAACTGAAGAAGGCCAACGAAATCCTTCGGCTAGCCAGCGCATTTTTCGCGC CAGGCGGAGCTCGACCGCCGCTTCAAGTCGTGAGGGCCTTCATTGACACGCACCGCGACACGCTTGGGGTCGAGCCGATCTGCCGGGTCTTGCAGGTTGCCCCGTCGGCCTATCGCCGCTATGTCGCCCGGCAGCGAGACCCTGCCTTGCGCAGCCCTCGGGCCCAGCGCGACGACAGATTAATCGTCGAGATTGAGCGTGTCAGGCAGGTCAACCAGCAGGGGTATGGCGCCGACAAGGTTTGGCGTCAGCTTCGGCGCGAACACATCGCAGCGGCGCGCGGCACCGTCGAGCGGTTGATGCGGCAGCTCGGCTTGCGTGGCGTCAGCCGCGGCAAGGCGGTTCGCACCACTCGCCCCGATCCGGCGGCAGCGTGCCCGCTCGACCGGGTCAACCGGCAGTTTATCGCGGAACGACCAAACCAGCTATGGGTCTCGGACTTCACCTATGTGTCGACCTGGCAGGGTTTCGTCTACGTCGCTTTCGTTGTTGACGTCTTCGCCCGCTTTATCGTTGGCTGGCGCGTCAGTCGCAGCATGCACACCGAGTTTGTGCTCGACGCGCTGGAGCAGGCGCTGTGGGCGAGGCAGCCGAGTCGCGACGCTTTGATCCATCATAGCGATCGCGGCTCGCAATACGTCTCGATCCGCTACAGCGAACGGCTGGCCGAGGCGGGCATCGAGCCCTCAGTCGGTAGCACGGGCGATAGCTACGACAACGCGCTGGCGGAGACGATCAATGGCTTGTACAAGGCGGAAGTCATTCACCGGCACGGGCCGTGGAAGAGTCTGGAGGCGGTGGAACTGGCGACGCTGGAATGGGTGGCGTGGTTTAATCACCACCGCTTGCTGGCGCCGATCGGTTACATTCCACCGGCGGAGGCAGAAGCAAACTACTATCGCAGTCTGAGCGAGCAGGCCATGCAGGTCTGA
- the flgN gene encoding flagellar protein FlgN, with amino-acid sequence MSASDSLKRLVLGIQADLDDYRRLETLLEEQYRAALSHDASRIGEAGDAVLVLCEALDIRRRERSRLLTVLTGSGGETAMPAFFAMLPAKLAASCQAAWRALQARVEHCRSLNLRNGELMSMQQEVMLRAMHGDGADTYSPQW; translated from the coding sequence GTGAGCGCCTCCGATTCCCTCAAGCGCCTGGTGCTCGGCATCCAGGCCGATCTTGACGATTACCGGCGGCTCGAGACGCTGCTCGAAGAGCAGTACCGCGCCGCCCTGTCGCACGACGCTTCCCGTATCGGCGAGGCGGGCGATGCCGTCCTCGTCCTGTGCGAGGCGCTCGACATCCGCCGGCGCGAACGCAGCCGTCTGCTGACCGTCCTGACCGGTTCCGGCGGCGAAACGGCGATGCCGGCCTTTTTCGCGATGCTTCCGGCAAAACTCGCGGCGTCCTGCCAGGCCGCCTGGCGCGCCCTGCAGGCGCGCGTCGAGCATTGCCGTTCGCTCAACCTGCGCAACGGCGAACTGATGTCGATGCAGCAGGAAGTGATGCTTCGCGCCATGCACGGCGATGGCGCCGATACCTACAGTCCCCAATGGTGA
- a CDS encoding recombinase family protein, which yields MYDEVGNVELDLDAQVREIFTHYFETFSRVRSAHQTVLAFKNEGILFPSRVRNEKRTTSQPLTASTALRAQNNPRYAGVHGRRHYRRTVDGKTVQRKRERDDWLTCISDAHASYFSR from the coding sequence GTGTACGACGAGGTTGGCAACGTTGAGCTCGATCTGGACGCGCAGGTCCGGGAGATCTTCACCCACTACTTCGAGACATTCTCGCGGGTCAGATCGGCGCACCAAACCGTCCTAGCCTTTAAGAATGAGGGGATTTTGTTTCCATCCCGCGTGCGCAACGAGAAACGGACCACATCCCAGCCGCTCACCGCGTCGACGGCGCTACGCGCGCAGAACAACCCGCGCTACGCAGGCGTCCACGGTCGGCGGCACTATCGGCGTACTGTCGACGGGAAGACCGTGCAACGAAAACGCGAGCGTGATGACTGGCTTACTTGCATCTCGGACGCCCATGCGAGCTACTTCAGCAGGTAA
- the flgA gene encoding flagellar basal body P-ring formation chaperone FlgA: protein MLRFSRVFVLAALALPCVSAKAAPTRDPVDAVREAIVRQIQQEARSRGWQLVKVDVSPLADSRFVCKTTPIVTAVPGDNLLRRSADLECRDGSGARATIWAKVAVTARAVSLAADVPPGTPLTPADLGGADQAIATLATDYVMKPEDAVGFASRRRLANGQVLTRRLLDRPFKVTRGSTVTVVVRDAGIEIETEANAMDNGREGDTIRIANPKSRKILRARVNADGTVTPGVSEAKPG, encoded by the coding sequence ATGCTTCGTTTTTCGAGAGTTTTCGTCCTCGCCGCCCTCGCCCTGCCGTGCGTTTCGGCCAAGGCGGCCCCGACCCGCGACCCGGTCGACGCCGTGCGCGAGGCCATCGTCCGCCAGATCCAGCAGGAGGCGCGTTCACGCGGCTGGCAGCTCGTCAAGGTCGATGTCTCGCCCCTTGCCGACTCGCGCTTTGTCTGCAAGACGACGCCCATCGTCACCGCCGTGCCCGGCGACAATCTGCTGCGGCGCAGCGCCGACCTCGAATGCCGCGACGGATCGGGCGCTCGCGCGACCATCTGGGCGAAAGTCGCCGTCACCGCGCGCGCGGTGTCGCTCGCGGCCGATGTGCCGCCCGGCACCCCGCTCACCCCCGCCGATCTGGGCGGCGCCGACCAGGCGATCGCCACACTGGCGACCGACTATGTGATGAAACCGGAAGACGCGGTGGGATTCGCGAGCCGGCGCAGGCTCGCCAACGGACAGGTGCTGACGCGGCGACTGCTCGACCGCCCCTTCAAGGTCACGCGCGGCAGCACGGTGACGGTGGTGGTGCGCGACGCGGGCATTGAAATCGAAACCGAGGCGAACGCCATGGACAACGGCCGCGAAGGCGACACGATCCGCATCGCCAACCCGAAAAGCCGCAAGATCCTGCGCGCCCGGGTCAACGCCGACGGCACGGTGACGCCGGGCGTGTCGGAAGCGAAGCCCGGCTGA
- the flgM gene encoding flagellar biosynthesis anti-sigma factor FlgM produces the protein MIDLNTDKGETMRVSRQTRQTIDPAGRVVQETAAGGAPAAVSPVAPALSSERLAPAREALAAMPDVDLARVADVKAALARGEVRMDPERLAGAIRRFHEGRR, from the coding sequence ATGATTGATTTGAATACCGACAAGGGGGAGACCATGCGCGTCAGCCGACAGACACGGCAAACCATCGATCCGGCGGGACGGGTCGTCCAGGAAACGGCCGCGGGTGGCGCGCCTGCCGCCGTCTCGCCGGTCGCGCCCGCCCTGTCGTCGGAACGCCTGGCGCCCGCGCGCGAAGCGCTGGCCGCCATGCCCGACGTTGACTTGGCGCGCGTGGCCGACGTCAAGGCCGCACTCGCGCGCGGCGAAGTGCGCATGGACCCGGAGCGCCTCGCCGGCGCGATCCGGCGTTTTCACGAGGGGCGGCGGTGA
- a CDS encoding Crp/Fnr family transcriptional regulator, producing MDKSIVKQWLKDCEFFEGVGDSLLDALADLAVPFTLTKDQVLFAEGEVVSALYILIRGSTRSYSGEAGGKKFVFMFNRPGDALGEVTFLDGGPCAWTTRAEEECQLIMLRQADLADAFGNQTGIPNDLVKDRVMMKLVGMVRYFATAAKHLALLDVYGRIRILFNGMLVEEGGRTLLDTPLTQQEIADRIGSSREMVARILKELIFGRYIEMENRRIVILKMLPDHF from the coding sequence ATGGACAAAAGTATCGTAAAGCAGTGGCTCAAGGACTGTGAATTTTTTGAAGGCGTCGGGGATTCCCTTCTCGATGCGCTGGCCGACCTGGCCGTCCCGTTTACCCTGACAAAGGATCAGGTGCTCTTCGCCGAGGGCGAAGTGGTTTCCGCCCTTTACATCCTGATCCGCGGCTCGACCCGCTCCTATAGCGGGGAGGCCGGCGGCAAGAAGTTCGTTTTCATGTTCAACCGTCCGGGCGATGCCCTGGGCGAGGTGACATTCCTCGATGGCGGCCCTTGCGCCTGGACGACCCGGGCGGAAGAGGAGTGCCAGCTCATCATGCTGCGCCAAGCCGATCTGGCCGATGCCTTCGGCAATCAGACCGGCATTCCAAATGATTTAGTCAAAGACAGAGTAATGATGAAACTGGTTGGCATGGTGCGCTATTTCGCCACCGCCGCCAAGCATCTGGCCCTGCTCGACGTATATGGACGGATCCGCATTCTTTTCAACGGCATGCTGGTCGAGGAGGGCGGTCGCACGTTGCTCGATACGCCGTTGACGCAGCAGGAAATCGCCGACCGGATCGGTTCTTCCAGAGAAATGGTCGCCCGGATTCTGAAAGAACTGATTTTCGGGCGGTATATCGAAATGGAAAACAGGCGCATAGTCATTCTTAAAATGCTGCCGGATCATTTCTGA
- a CDS encoding transposase: protein MRLSPGQSHESRYFELLLEAIRIGRRSGTVRQRPQRVAGDKGYSHRRIGQWRRKRGIPAVIPERKDREPTVGADRPSSNGNSVGGAT from the coding sequence GTGAGGCTCAGCCCCGGCCAGTCTCATGAGTCCCGGTATTTTGAACTCTTGCTTGAGGCCATCCGGATTGGCCGTCGGAGCGGAACGGTACGGCAACGACCGCAAAGGGTGGCGGGTGATAAGGGGTACAGCCATCGACGGATTGGTCAATGGCGGCGTAAGCGGGGAATACCGGCCGTCATTCCCGAGCGTAAAGACAGAGAGCCCACCGTCGGGGCCGACCGCCCAAGTTCGAACGGGAACAGTGTAGGCGGCGCAACGTGA
- the motA gene encoding flagellar motor stator protein MotA, whose protein sequence is MQQIIGIAVVLGCVFGGFLLNGGAMHVIWQPIELLIIVGAALGAIILGNPRHVLNEMLAQLRKALMGKKRDSEFQRQLLLLMYELLMIAGQGLKALDQHVEAPRESKVFQRYPLILKEPKLLAFIVDNFRLMAMGKINAHELEGVLEQELEAIHTEMGQPSKSLHKIAEAMPGFGILAAVLGIVMAMNTVSSGASAAEISEKVAAAMVGTFIGIFFCYGVMDPLSNMMAQQVKDELSTLECVKVVLITHVSGKPALLAIDAGRRLVKLNVKPSFAVLETWIDTLQGEY, encoded by the coding sequence ATGCAGCAGATAATCGGTATCGCGGTCGTACTGGGGTGTGTGTTCGGCGGCTTCTTGCTCAACGGCGGCGCCATGCACGTGATCTGGCAGCCCATCGAGCTGCTGATCATCGTGGGGGCCGCGCTTGGCGCCATCATTCTGGGCAACCCGCGCCACGTGCTCAACGAAATGCTGGCGCAATTGCGCAAGGCGCTCATGGGCAAGAAGCGCGACTCGGAGTTCCAGCGCCAGCTGCTGTTGCTGATGTACGAGCTGTTGATGATCGCGGGGCAGGGCCTCAAGGCGCTCGACCAGCACGTCGAGGCACCGCGCGAGAGCAAGGTGTTCCAGCGCTATCCGCTGATCCTCAAGGAACCCAAGCTGCTGGCCTTCATCGTCGACAACTTCCGCCTGATGGCGATGGGCAAGATCAATGCCCATGAACTGGAAGGCGTGCTCGAGCAGGAGCTCGAGGCGATCCACACCGAAATGGGCCAGCCGTCCAAGTCCCTGCACAAGATCGCCGAGGCGATGCCGGGCTTCGGTATTCTGGCGGCGGTGCTGGGTATCGTGATGGCGATGAACACGGTCAGCTCCGGCGCGTCCGCGGCCGAGATCAGCGAGAAGGTGGCCGCCGCGATGGTCGGTACCTTCATCGGGATTTTCTTTTGCTATGGCGTGATGGACCCCCTGAGCAACATGATGGCCCAGCAGGTGAAGGACGAATTGTCCACGCTCGAGTGCGTGAAGGTGGTGCTGATCACCCACGTTTCGGGCAAGCCCGCGCTGCTGGCGATCGACGCCGGGCGGCGCCTGGTCAAACTCAATGTCAAGCCGAGCTTCGCGGTGCTTGAAACCTGGATCGATACCCTGCAGGGCGAATATTGA
- the flgB gene encoding flagellar basal body rod protein FlgB codes for MGISFDKALGVHPEALRLRAERTEILAANIANETTPGYKARDMDFRSRLAGATAEGDAAGGLMFDSEETMYRVPHAPSRDGNTVEIGVEQAAFSQNASDFQMSLTFVNMKLRGLAKAISG; via the coding sequence ATGGGCATCAGCTTCGACAAGGCGCTGGGGGTTCACCCCGAAGCGCTGCGCCTGCGCGCCGAGCGCACCGAAATTCTGGCGGCCAATATCGCCAACGAAACGACTCCGGGCTACAAGGCCCGCGACATGGACTTCAGAAGCCGGCTCGCCGGCGCGACCGCCGAGGGCGACGCCGCGGGCGGTCTGATGTTCGACAGCGAAGAGACGATGTACCGCGTCCCGCATGCGCCGTCGCGCGACGGCAATACCGTCGAGATCGGTGTCGAACAGGCCGCCTTTTCCCAGAACGCCTCCGACTTCCAGATGAGCCTGACCTTCGTGAACATGAAGCTCAGAGGTCTTGCCAAAGCCATTTCCGGATAA